The Candidatus Brocadia sp. genome includes the window GGTAATAAACGTCGCTTCTGATAAATTGGCTCTCATCACGACAGACATGTTGGTGGATGGGACACATTTTGATTTGAAAAAATGCGCCGTTCGGGATGTTGGCAGGAAGGCTATTGCATGTAGTATCAGTGATGTGGCGGCTATGGGGTGCCAGCCGACAATTGCAGTAATTTCGATTTGTTTCCCTGACCATACCACGGAAAAATTTGCGAGAGAACTCTATAAAGGTATATGGGATATTGCAGATAAGTATAATATCGAAATTGTGGGCGGGGATATTATCAGTGGCCGCAGTCCTTTCTGTATTAATGTTACCATGCTGGGAAGAGATGATGGACTAAAACCCATCAGGCGCTCAGGTGCAAGGGTAGGAGACATGATACTGGTAACGGGGGCACTGGGAGGGTCGATTCTTGACAAGCATCTTCATTTCGAACCACGGTTAAAAGAGGGGCTTGCTTTGAACAAAAACTTTACGATTCATGCCATGATTGATATCAGTGACGGATTGACGGCGGATTTGAATCACATCCTGGAAGAGAGTGGCGTGGGTGCCATCATGTATGAAGATCGAATTCCCGTCTCTCATGCAGCGGTAGAATTAGCAAGGGAAACGGGCCATACACCACTTTACCATGCTTTATCTGACGGTGAGGATTACGAATTGCTGATGACATTATCGAAAGCCCAGGCAAAAAGGGTCTTGTCATCTGGATTACTTGCAGATGTAAAGGTAAGTTGCATTGGGGAGATCATCAAAGGATGTGGTATTCAGATGAAGTCTCCTGATGGTAATATCCGCCATATCAAGCCACGCGGATACGAGCATCTTAAATAATAAAGGAAAAAGCAATAATTTAGTTTTTAATAGAGTAATAAAGCATATATTGTATTTACCGTAGGGGCAGGGTTTCCCTGCCCCTATCAAAGCGTGACGCGTTATTGTATTTTGTGGTTTTCAAAAAACTAAATTATTACAGAGAATGTATTCGTTAACCGTGAAAGAAAAAATATTGACTTTTAAAAGTGCGGGTGTGGAAGAAACAATGAGGTTTGGTAAAAAGCTTGGTATGTTGTTAGCGCCAGGGGATGTCGTTGCGCTGGTTGGTGAACTTGGCGCCGGTAAGACTACCCTGGTAAAAGGTATTGTCCTGGGGCTGGGTGTTACAGATAGGCGTGCAGTGAAAAGTCCAACATTTTCCTTAGTGCAGCGGTATGAAGGACGTATTCCGATTTATCATTTCGATGCGTATAGACTGGAAGATACTCAAGAGATGCTGGACATCGGGAGTGATGAGATGATTTACGGAAATGGTGTGGCTATAGTGGAATGGGCGGATAAGGTATCAGGATGTTTGCCCAAAGAATACCTGGAATTAACGTTAACTGCTGTTTCTGAAAATGAAAGAAATATTACGATAAGGAGTTACGGAAGCCGTTATGATAAAATAATAAACAATCTATTATAGTCCGGGCATGATTTCTTGTGCCATATGCATAACGCAACAAGCCGCAACCAAATGTTTGAATTTGTTTTAAATCAATCTAATTCAAAACACGTCTTGCACCATACGCAAAAGATATGCTGTTGGGACGTCCATTGAAATAAACGGGAACAGGTATATAAACGGGTTATGCATCCTGTACGATAGAGTACAATTCATACAACAATAATCGTAACGGTA containing:
- a CDS encoding thiamine-monophosphate kinase, producing the protein MGEFSFIEWIRKRQKRRKDVILGIGDDCAVINVASDKLALITTDMLVDGTHFDLKKCAVRDVGRKAIACSISDVAAMGCQPTIAVISICFPDHTTEKFARELYKGIWDIADKYNIEIVGGDIISGRSPFCINVTMLGRDDGLKPIRRSGARVGDMILVTGALGGSILDKHLHFEPRLKEGLALNKNFTIHAMIDISDGLTADLNHILEESGVGAIMYEDRIPVSHAAVELARETGHTPLYHALSDGEDYELLMTLSKAQAKRVLSSGLLADVKVSCIGEIIKGCGIQMKSPDGNIRHIKPRGYEHLK
- the tsaE gene encoding tRNA (adenosine(37)-N6)-threonylcarbamoyltransferase complex ATPase subunit type 1 TsaE, which produces MYSLTVKEKILTFKSAGVEETMRFGKKLGMLLAPGDVVALVGELGAGKTTLVKGIVLGLGVTDRRAVKSPTFSLVQRYEGRIPIYHFDAYRLEDTQEMLDIGSDEMIYGNGVAIVEWADKVSGCLPKEYLELTLTAVSENERNITIRSYGSRYDKIINNLL